Within Hydrogenispora ethanolica, the genomic segment TAGCGCAATATTTCACCCAATTTGGTGATAAGGACGCTGGTTTCTTCATCGCCTTTCAAGACTAACATCCAATAAATCGTATCCAGGGTATTATAAAGAAAATGCGGATTGATCTGAGCCTTTAACGCTCTTAATTCAGCTTCCTTCTCGCGTAAGTTTTCCTGATAGACCTCTTCGATCAAATACCGCAGTTCCTTGGTCATTTCATTGAAAACCTCATTCAACTCCTTCATTTCATCCACCGGGTCGGCGGCCGAAGTGGCAGCGGCGTTTACATTCAAATTGCCGGCCATCACCTTTCTCATCGAACGCACCAATTCCCTTACTGGGCCGGTGATCTTTTGGGAAATAATGACCGAGATGTAGATGGCCACGATGATGGCGACGATGCCAATGATCAGGATTAACCTTTGAATGTTGGCATAGTTCTTATTTAAATCGTTGATTGAGACAATGCTCAACAGCTTCCATTGCGTCACATCATTGGTGATAAAGTTGATCACAAATCCTTTGCGCAATGCCGAGCCGGCGACGGCATTTAAAATGCCTTTTTGAAGAATTTTGCCGTATTCGCCGTAAACATTGGCGCCGACCCATCTTTCCGGCCTTCCCGCAATAATATTGCCCTGGCGATCCGCGATATAGGCGGCGCCGATATCCCCTTCCATCGTGAAATTATCCCACAGTTTGGTTTCACGGACTACCATAATGATGAAGCCGATATCCTGAAACGTGTCCAGATCTCTGATCTTGCGGGCCACCAGGAAAAAATGATCGCCCCGGTTCTTGGCGGCATAGCGGACGAATTCACTGCGGGAAAAAAGCATCTCGCCCCGGCTATGCTCCAATCTCCGTTCGATTGCGGCAATATGTGAATGAACATACTCGACCAATTCAATCTCCGCTTCTTGATAGATCGCCCCGGACTTTGAAACGATAAAGAAACCTTCAATCTCATTGGAGATGGCATAGCTTAATTCCGGGGAAAACCTACTGATAAAAGCGTCGGCGTTTCTGCCCTTAACCAATAATGCCTGGATTTCCCGGTTGGAGATGATCGTCTTCGAAAAGAGATCGAGATCAGCGACGAACTTGGTCAATTTTTCGTTTTTCTGTTTCAAAATGACTTGAATATAATTTTTATTGATATCCTGGACCGTGAAACGAATCACATAATCGGTGGCGATCTGCTGGAAAACAATCACGATAAAGATGAGAATCGAGAAACTAACCGCCATCCTTCTGCTGAAGCCCGTCAGTCGTAAGCCTTTTAACATTTTCCCTCGCTCATTGGAACTCATTGCTGGTTTCATTGGATATTTCTATAAAATGGCTAGTTATCCTTTATTAAACAGATATCGTTTACTCTGTAACAGGAAAGCACTCGTTGAATGGTCAACGAGTGCTCATTTGATAATATTGTTTAGTTTTTGCTATCCGATCCGGTATTGCTTATTATTCCGGATCGTTATATCACGAATCAGTCATACAGCAATGGCTTGATCTGGGCCGAATCGATGTTGGTCCGGTCATACCAGAAGAACCCGGTATCGATGACCTTTTTCACCTTTTGGCCTTTGATGGCCATGACTGCGGCTTTTACCGCTTCATAGCCGATGCCGATCGGGTTCTGGGTGATCGCGCCGGCCATCTTGCCGGAATGGACCGCGTCGATCTGGGGCTTCCCGGAGTCATAACCGACGACCACGATCTTGCCGGTCTTTTTCAGTTCGGTGACTGCGTTCAAAACGCCGATAGCCGAACCCTCATTGGCGCCGAAGAAGCCTTTCAGATTGGGATGAGCCTGCATGATCGCCTTGGCAAGGTCGGTGGATTTGAGATGATCGCCCGCGCCGTATTGGATATCCACGATCTTGATATTGCGGTACTTGGATTTGATGCGGTTCACGAAACCATCGCGACGGTCAATTCCGGTCCGGCTGGTTTGGTCATGGACGATGACCGCGACCTCGCCCTTACCGCCGATGAGTTGCGCCATTTTATCGGCGGCCAGAGCGGCGGCGGCTACGTTGTCCGTGGCGGCGGTCGCCACCGGGATGTCGCTGTCGACTCCGGAGTCAAAGCCGATGACCGGGATGTTCGAAGCTTTGGCCTGCATCAACAGGGGTATCACCGCTTTGCTGTCGAGAGCGGCCAGGCAGATGGCTTTGGGGTTTTTGCTGAGCGCGGTCTGGAGCATATCGATCTGCTTGTCGACCATCGCTTCGCTCTCCGGGCCTTCGAAGGTGATGTCGACGTCAAATTCCTTGGCCGCCTTTTCAGCGCCCAGCTTGACCGCTTGCCAGAATTGATGCTGGAATCCTTTGGAGATGACCGGGATATAGATTCTGGGGTTGGCCGCAAGGGAAAGACCGCTGAGCAGTGAGACCACCAATAACAGGCAGACCAGGGTAAAACCGATTCGGACCTTCTTCATGTCTATTCCTCCCTTTTTTATTGTATCAGCCCCGGTTCCGGGGCGGAATACCGTCCCCATAACCCAGCGGCTAATGGGCTTTTTTCCGCCGGATGATATCCATATAGACCGCCAGGATCACCACCGACCCGACCACCACCGTCTGCCATTCCTGGGGAATCGAAAGGATCCGCAAGCCATTGGTCAGCACGCTCATCACGAATGCGCCGATGACTGTTCCCAAAATGGTGCCTTCCCCGCCGCTGAGTGAAGTGCCGCCGATGACCGCGGCGGCGATGGCTTCCATTTCGTAGCCCTGGCCGAGGGCGGGTTGGGCCGAGGCCAGCCGGGAGGCCATGATGATCCCCGCCAGGCCGCTGAATGCTCCGCCCAGGGTGTAGATGCCGATCTTCCAGGCATCGACATTGATCCCCGACAGGCGGGCCGCCTCTTCGTTACTGCCGAGCGCGAAGGTATAGCGGCCGAGGGCGGTCTTGGTCAGAACCAAATTGGCGATGATGGCCACCCCGAAGAAGATCCATACTGCGCTCGGGATCCCTAAAACCGTGCCCATGGCGATATTCATGAAAGGAAGCGTGTCCGTGAAGTAGATCGGCTTGGTGCCGGAGATCACCAGTGAAAGCCCCTTGGTGATCATCATCATGCCCAGGGTCGCGATGAACGGCGGAATCTTCATCCGGGCGGTCAAGGAGCCGCTGATGAAGCCGCATAGGGCTCCGGCGGCCAGGCCGCCGAGCACGCCGATATAAATGGGCAGTTTCAAGAAGGTGATGAAGACGCCGGTCATCACCGCTCCAAAAGTCATCACCGTGCCCACCGAGAGATCGATCCCGCCGGTAATGATGACAAAGGTCGTCCCCACGGCCAGTACCCCATTGACCGCGGTAGAGAGCAGGATGCCGATGATATTGTTGACGTTGGCGAAATTGGGCGAGGCGAGCGAAAAAAAGATAAACATCACAATCAGGCTGGCAAAAGCCAGAATCTTCTGGGTCGCGCTGGAGCGGAACAGGGATCGTTGCGGAACGCCTTTCGGCTCCGTCACTATCGGTACATTCCTCATCTTCTCAAAACCCTCCCATTCGGTATTGGTAAAAGCGTTGTGATAAACCCTGTCAGGGAAAAACGCCCGCCATTTAACGGCTGGTCGCATACTGCATGATCCGTTCCTGCGTGGCCTCGGCTGCGCTCAGTTCGCCGGTGATCCGGCCTTCGCACATCACCACGATGCGGTGGCTCATCCGCAAGATCTCGGGCAACTCCGAGGAAATCATGATGATGGCCTTGCCGCTCTCCGCCAACCTGTTCAACAACTTATAAATCTCGCTCTTGGCGCCGACATCGATCCCGCGGGTGGGTTCATCGAAGATCAGGATGTCGCAGTCCCGCACCAACCATTTGCCGACGACCACCTTTTGCTGGTTCCCGCCCGAGAGATGCTTCACTCTCTGTTGCAGACCGGGAGTCTTGATCTGCAGCTCCTCCACGATCGCCTGGGCCTGGCTGCGGGTCCGCGCCACATTGACCCAGCCCATGAAACCCAAAAAGCGCTCAAAGGCGGCGAGCACAATATTGGTTTCCAGCTCCATCCCGAGGATCAATCCGTACCGTTTCCGGTCCTCGGAGAGGTAGCCGATGCCGCAGCGAACCGCATCCTTGGGGTTCTTTATGCCGATCCGGCGACCCTTCACATAGATCTCCCCGGAATCGATGGGGTCCGCTCCGAAGATGGCCCGCGCCACCTCGGTGCGGCCGGCGCCCATCAGTCCGGCGAAACCGAGGACCTCGCCTTTTTTCAGTTGAAAGCTGACATCCCGGATTAGCCGGCCCCGGTTCAGGTTTTTGACTTCCAGCACGATTTCCGAACCGGCGTCAACGGTATTTTGATGAAATGTCTCGTAGATTTCCCGGCCGACCATCATGCCGATGATCCGGTCGATGGTGACATCGGCCGTCACCACGGTATCGATATAGCGTCCGTCCCGCATCACGGTGACCCGGTCGGAGATCTGCTTTAACTCCTCCATCCGGTGGGAGATGTAGATGACGCCCACTCCTTTATCGCGGAGTTGGCGAATGATCCGAAAAAGTTCCTTGATCTCGGCCTCGGTCAAGGTCGCGGTCGGTTCATCCATGATCAGCACCTTGGATTGGTAGGATAACGCTTTGGCGATCTCGACCATCTGCTGTTTGGCGACGGTCAGGTCAGCCACCCGGATCCGCGGATCCAGATCCAGATGTAACGCATCCAATAGTTCCTGAGTCTGGCGGTTCATCTCTGGTTCATTCAGGATGAAATGGGCCCTTTGGCGCGGTTCGCGGCCAATGAAGATATTCTGGGCCACCGTCAGATGGGGCATCAGATTAAACTCCTGATAAATAATGCTGATCCCCAATTCCTGGGCCGTCTTGGGATTAACGATCTCCACTTCCTTTCCCTGATAGAAGATGCGTCCGGCATCTTTCCGGTATACACCGGTGAGTACCTTCATCAGCGTCGATTTTCCGGCGCCGTTCTCGCCGACCAGCGCATGAATCTCGCCGGAGCGGAGCTCAAACTGGCACTGGCTGAGCGCATGAACTCCGGGAAAGGTTTTTTCGATTCCTTCCATCCGAACCAGAATTTCATCCATACTTGTGATCACCCCGCCGTTATCTGTTATTATGAATCGATCGTCACGAATTCAGGTTCAATCAATGCTACGGGCTGGTTTCACGGAACCACGGATCAAAAAATTAGACTCCAAAAGTACCCGGGTGGGGGAAGAATTTTTATGTTTCATCCGGTGCACTAATATGTCCACCGCCATCTGCCCCATCATGTAAGCGGGCTGGTTAATTGAAGTAAAGAAAGGGTTTAATACCGATGCGGAATCGTTATCATCAAAACAGACAATTCCGATGTCCTCGGGAACATTGAAGTTCGCTTCCCGCAATGCAACAACCCCCCCAATCGCTAAAAAGTTGTTCACGGCAAAAATCGTGGTTGGCCGGGGAGCCTGTTGTAATAAATTACGGACCAGTCTGGTCCCGGTTTCGATGTTCGGTTTGTCTCCGTAAAGAATTAATCGTTCATCAATGGGGATGCCGGCGTTCAGTAAAGCCGCTCGATATCCATCGATTCTTTGGCGGTGAGCTGAATTCTCTTGAGAACCGGAGATTATCGCAATAGTTTTATGGCCTAAGCCAATTAAATACTCGACTAAGCTTTGCGCATTACGCTGGTTGTCTGTTCCCACGAAATCAGTTATTAATGCTTCAACCTCGCGGTCCACCAGTACTAAAGGTATCTCCCTTTTAATAACTGTTTTTAGGTTAATAACCTTGGGAGAGACCGGAGCGATAATCAAACCGTCAATCCTGCGTTCAAGAAACATTTGAATATAGGTCTGTTCTTTCTGAATATCTTCATCAGTATTTCCGAAGATAACAGCAAATCCATCTTCATTCGCTTGATCTTCGGCGCCACGTAACAGGGTAGTGAAAAAATGATTCGTAACATCGGGGAGAATCACTGCAATGGTATTGGTGGTTTTTCGCACCAAGCTGCTGGCGTTGCTGTTTGGAATAAAATGTAACTCTTTCAGCAGGGATTGAACCTTAATCCGGGTTTCCTCACGAACATACGGATGGTTATTAAGCACCCTGGAGACAGTGGTGGTCGAAACCCCCGCTTTTCTTGCAACATCATAAATCGTTGCCATTTCCCTCTGCTTATGAAACCTCTTTCAAAGAAATTTCCATAAACCAACATAGAATAAAATGGTTAATCGGTCAATTTTATGAAACCCATTTCATAGAAAATATTCAACTTTAAGACAGCTTTTCCTTCATAAATTTAATTTTTATTTAAATTTTTTTTGCCATTTGGTTACATCATCTTGAGATTACAACATAGAAAGGAATCTCCCAGGATTTTAGGGAGTGCTTAGTCGCTGTTATTCAGCGGGGCATTCTTTTTTGACCCGCCAGCCACGTCCAGGCAATTGACCGTTTATTCTCGCCTCTTAAGTCGTGGCCTTCCGTGAGTGCAAATCGATGCGAACTTGATAATCTTTAAAGAAACTTCGCAACACAATATGTAATAGCCTTTTTCAAGGTTTCTCACATTATTGTGTTGCGAAGGATACTTATGGATTAAGAATCTTCTAGAGTTTCCCGGGAACTTACTTTAGTTTAGTAGACTTTCTTCCAGTCGGCGATGTTTTGTTTGTCAAACTTAAAGGGATCGCCCAACATGATTTCAGTTCCGTCTCCCACCTTAATGATCTTTTTGGTGCCAAGCCGGCCGGCTTTAAATGACTCGCCGGCCTTGCCGGTAATCGAGCCTTTTACCAGCGCGTCCGCCGCATATCCGGCCAGATAACCGACATCGATGGGATTCCACAGGTACATCCATTCGCAGACGCCGCTCTCGATGTAGTCCGCCATCTCGCTGGGTAGCCCCAAACCGGTCAGATGGACTTTGCCCTTCAAACCTTTGTCGGTGAGAACCTTGCCGGCCGCGGCAATGCCCACGGTCGTCGGGGCGATGATCCCCTTCAAGTTCGGATAGGATTTGAGCAACGCTTCCGTTTCGGAAACGCTCTTATCCCGCAGATCATCGCCGTAGGCCACTTTAACCAGTTTGATCTGACGGTATTTCGGATTTTTCAGTTCTTCCTTCATCCACTGAATCCAGGTATTCTGGTTGGTAGCTTGTGACGTTGCGCTTAAAACGGCGATCTGGCCTTTACCGCCGATCATTTTGGCGACGGCTTGAATCAGGATCCGGCCGATGCGCTCCGAATCCGCCTGGTTGACATGGACCAGCCGGCTTTGAGGATTTACGGCGGAGTCCAGCGAAAGGACTTTAATTCCTTCCCTGGCGGCTTTGGTCAGAACGGGCTGGAGGGCATCCTGGTCATTGGCGGAGACGGCGATAGAATCCACCCGTTGGGCAATCAGCTCCTCCACCATCTGAATCTGCGCTTCCACCGTCGGTTGATCGGGGGCTTTCAGGATCGCCGTTCCTCCCAACTCCCCAATGGCATTCTTGAATCCTTCCATCATCTTCTCGCCGTAAGGATTGCCGGTATTCTTAAATACGATGGCAAACCGTTTGGGGGATGCGGCCAGGCTAAGGCTACCGAACAATACCAGCGCCAACGCCAGGGAAATGATAGTCCTTACTGCCTTTTTCACTTTTCTTCAACCTCCCTTTTGTTTTTATATAAAACAGTCCTGGGACCGTTTTATATCGTTTTGTCGATTTTCCTCCGTTCCTCCCATTGCTGCATCTGCGGTTGTTTGCCGCGCAAGTTCAGTTTCAGATTGGGGATCATCACCGCCAATACCAGCAACAGGCCGATGATGATCAACAGCACCTGGGCGGGGATATTAACCAAGCCGAGTCCGTACCGGAGATAACCGATCAGGAATATGGCCAAAACGGCGCCGATGATTCTGCCTTTTCCGCCGGCGGTGCTCACTCCGCCCAAGACCGCCATGGCGATGACGTCCAACTCATAACCGAGCGCGATGTTCGGCCGGGTACTGCCCATCCGGGATGTCAGGAACAAGGCGGTCACCCCCGCCATCAAACCGGCCAGGGTAAAGATGATTAGTTTTATCTGATCCACCCGGACCCCGGAAAACCGGCAGGCGGTAATATTAGTTCCCATGGCATAAACGCGCCTGCCGAAAGTCGTCTTATGGAGCAACAACCCGAATGCGATAGCGAACACGATAAACGCCACCAGGATAAAGGGTACTCCTCCGATGTAACCCCATCCTAAATAGGTGTACCATTCCGGAAATTTGCCAGCCGCCTGATCTTGCAGGATGATATAGGCGATTCCCCGATACGTGATCATGGTGGCAAGCGTCACGATCACCGCGGATAACTCCTTAAACTTGACGATAATCAGGCCGTTTAGGAAGCCGCACAGGGTCCCTACGGCCAAACCGATGACCATGGCCAGCTCCATCGGCACTCCCGCGTTGTATCCGACCGCCATGATCACCGAGGACAAAGCGACGGTGGAGGCGACCGAGATATCGATATCTCCCAGAATCAGAATGAAAGCCATCGGAAAGACAATAAAAGCCTTATCCAAAAAAGTCATGGTAGCGCTGAGCAACCCGCGTCCATCCAGATAATAAGGGGACAGACAGGCATTGATGGTATTCACGAGGATGAAGATCAGGACGAGCATCCATTCCCACTGGAAGAAAAACTGCTTCAGATTGAATTCTTTCCGGGATATTATGGTCTTGGGTTCCATGGCCTATATCTTCCTCCTCAAGAGATTATTCCGGTCAACTCCCCTTTTCACCAGGACGTTCGTTAAGACGGCAATCAGGATAATCAGGCCCTGGATCGCCTGTTGCCAGAAGGGAGAAACATTGATCAGCGGCAGGGCGTTGTTCAGAATTCCCAGCAGCAGCGACCCCAGAATAATCCCGGAGATCTTTCCTGACCCGCCGGCGATGCTTACCCCTCCTAAAACACAGGCGGCAATGACATTCATTTCATACCCCATCCCGGTATCATTCTGCGCCGAAGCGAACCGGGAAACCCACAATACCCCGGCCAGCCCGGCCAGAGTCCCCATGATGGTATACACCAATAATAGAATCCGGGAGGTGTTGATGCCGCTGATCCGGGCCGAATCGGGATTGCTCCCCACCGCGTAAATCTGGCGGCCGGTACGGGTATGGTTGATGAAATAGAACGATATCAGGTAAATTAGAATCGCGATAAAAATCAGGGTATTGATGCCGAGAATCGAACCGGTGGCGATGCCTTTGAAACTGTCGGGCATCTGATAGGCGCTGACCCATTTCCCGCCGCTCACCATAAAAGTCAGGCCGCGAAACACGTTCATCATCCCCAGGGAAGCGATAATGGGCAGGATCTGTGCTTTTGCGACCAGCAAGCCCAAGACGAGTCCACAAACCATCCCGACCAGTGTCCCAAGTAGAATGACCCAAAGCGGGGAGAGCCCCGGATTGGCGCCGACCGTCATGGCGGACAGCATGCCCGAGAGGGCCAACGTGGCCCCGATGGAAAGATCGATCCCCCGGGTCACGATGACCAACATCATGCCGACCGCCAGAATACTCAAGATGGCCGTATTGATAACCAGATCGTTAATATTTTCCGCTGTCAGAAAGCTGGCATTGCGCGTCTGGACCAAAACCGCCAGAATCATGATGAATCCCAGCAAGCCGAGTTCCCGAAACTTGGCGATCCTGACACTCAGCAGTGTTTTATTGAAAGCCTTTTCCGTTACAGCCATGCGTCTCTCCTCCCACTGTTATCCTGCGGTTTGAGCGGTTTTTTCGTCGCTGCGGTTTACCATCGCGGCCTCGAGGATGATCTCCTGAGTCGCATCCTGGCCGTCCAGGATCTTGGTCACCCTTCCTTCCCGCATCACGATGATCCGGTCGCTCATACCGAGCACCTCCGGCATTTCGGAGGAGATCATGATGATTCCGTAGCCTTGGTGCGCCAGATCCCGCATGATTTCATAGATGGCCGACTTCGCCCCGACATCAATGCCTTTGGTGGGTTCATCCAGGATGATGATCTTGACCTCCGTGGTCAGCAACTTTGCCACCAGTACTTTTTGCTGATTCCCGCCCGAGAGTGAACCGACCGGATCAAAAACGCTTTTGGCCTTAACTTGAAGTTTCTCCGCAAAGGTGCGCGCGACATCCGCCTCTTTGGATTCATTTAACCAGCCTCGCGTTGCCAGCTTCTTTAAAGCTGGCAGCGTGATGTTCCGCGCTACGCCCCAAGGGAGCAGGAGCCCCTGTTTCTGGCGGTCTTCGGGCAGGTAGCCGATGCCCAGCTCCATTGCAGCCAAGGGGTGAGTGATGTCCACCTTTTTCCCGGCCACGAAGATCTCACCCCGATCATAAGGGGTAATGCCGAAAATCGCTTGACAGACCTCGCTCCGGCCCGCTCCCACCAGTCCCGTCAATCCTAAAATTTCTCCCTGATGAAGCGCGAATGAAACATCGGCGAAGACCCCGGTTTTTCCAAGTTTCTCGACCCGCAGCGCCTCCGCGCCGACGGTTTTTTTTCGCTCCGGAAACATCTGGGTAATTTCCCGGCCTACCATGGCGACGATCAGTTTTTCACTGGAGATCTCTTTGACATCCCAAGTTCCGATATACCGTCCGTCTCTTAGTACCGTGACCCTGCCGGCCAACCGGTACATATCCTCCAGGCGGTGGGAGATAAAGATCACCGCGGCGCCGTTATCCCGGAGTTGCTTGGTAATCCTGTATAATTCCTCGCTCTCCCGTTTGGTCAGGGCCGAAGTCGGTTCGTCCATGATGATGATCTTCGCGTTGGTGGAAAGCGCTTTGGCGATCTCCACGGTTTGCTGCTGGGCCACGCTCAGGGCGCCCATCTGGGTTTTGGGATCGATCTCCACTCCCAGCTCAGTCAGGAGCCTTTTGGCCTCCTGATGCATCGGGCGCCACAAGATCCGGCCGGTCCCCCGTTGCACCTTTTCGTGGCTCATGAAGATATTTTCCGTAACCGTCAGATCGGGATAACAGGTCACATGCTGATAAATGGCGGCAATCCCCAGGTTTTGCGCATCATGCGGGTTACGAATCTCCACTCGCGCGCCGTTGAGGTAAATCTCGCCTTGAGCGGGCGGATGGACCCCGGTGATAATCTTAATGAAGGTCGATTTGCCGGCCCCGTTCTCTCCCATCAGCGCGTGGATCTCCTGCGGTTTCAGCTGGAAATGCACGTTATCGAGGGCTTTTACGCCAGGAAACGTTTTGGTAATCCCTTTCATTTCCAATAAATATTCTGCCAATTGCTCTCCTCCATTCCGTCGCCGCCGCTCAGCCTATCTCAACGGCCCATATTCTTCCGGAAGATATCTTTTCCGTGGCTGCAGACGATCCTTGGGTTCCCGACGCTCCGTCCCGAGTCATTCAAGATGCTCACCCGGTTGCAACGGATGATCATTCGGTTGCTGAACACGTTCGCTCCGTTATGGTACATGTTCGCTTCATTGCCAGATCAGTTCGCACAGTTACTGTGCATGCTCACCCGATTACTGTGCGTAGTTGCTCACTTGCCGTGGAAGCTCACTCCGTTGCGGTGCATACTTGCTCAGTTGCCGTGCATGTTCGCACCGTTCCGGAGTCATTCCGCACAGTAGATAGGCACGCTTATTCTGCTGTTGCGCAGGCATATTCAGTTACGGAAGCTGTTGATTCACTGGTAAAATTACAGATAGCTTGTGAGAGGTTTCATCTCGCTGTTCGATCCAACCAAACGAAGCATTGCCTTGGTTCATTCATTGACGAGATCTCAAATCGGAAGAAGTTCTAGGTGAGTGGATGACGTCGCAATCAGCATACTGGAACTCAACTTTCACAACTGATTTTTACGTTGCAGAAGTTTAAGTTGGGCACAAATTAATTGGACATCGCTTGGGTTTGAAGGATTATCATGGGGCCATCCGGAACGACCGCCCATCGGGCGTCCGGTCCGAATCGAGCGAATAATTGATCAAGGGCAGATTCCAACGAAGAGAGCGCCTTAAAATGATACTTCTCCAGCTGCTCACGGGCAATTCCCCCGGAATACACCCAGATCGGATTTCGCAGCATGACTTGGTAGGTTTCCTGGGCGCACCATTGGTCGGGAATAAAAAACTCCCGCCGCGACAAGCGTTCCAAGAAATGGGCCGGCGTATCCACGAGTTCAAGAAGCTCGCGATATTCGGGGCTGCCGACGCCTTCGGAACAGGCAGTGGCAATGACAACCACTCCGCCGGGTTTTAACGCTTTCGCAGCCGCGGTCATCCCCTTGACGCTTTGGTAGAGATTGCAGTCCAGCGGCGCTCCGGCGTTGGTGGTGAGGATAAAATCCAACGGTTCCGCTAATTCATGTACACAATGTTGGGCCAAAAAGGCGCAACCCTGCAAGTGAGCCTGGACCGGATCGCCGGCAAAGACGCCGGTGATCGCTTTGGCCGGATTTAAAGTCACATTGACGATAAAATCCGCTCCGGCTCTCGCCATGATCGCCAGGCCGGCCTCGTGGAAGGGATTCCCCTCCAGCACGCCGTAAGTCGTCAACGGATGGGCGATCATCTCCGGTCCATGCATATATTGGAGCGTCTCGATGGAAGAAATTCCGGGAAGGATCGATTTGCGCCCGCCCGAGTATCCCGCCCACATATGCGGTTCAATGAAACCGGTGAGAATTTTTAAGTCCGCTTCATAATAAAGCCGGTTCACGTAAACCGGGACCCGATCGCCGATGGTTCCGACATATGCCATGGTTTCGATCCGTTTTGAAAAATGATTCACCACGCGGTAGCGCCCGGCAATCTCTTTCCCGATCAGTTGTTCCAGCTCAGTTCCTTCGTTGGGCCGGTGAATGCCGGTAGCCACCAGGATCGTAATATTCTCCCGGGCGATTCCGTTTTCCTCAAGGATATCGAGGATTGGCGGCAACAAAATCCGGTTGGGGACCGGCCGGGTGATATCACTCACCACGATGCAGACGTTTTTCTTTCCCCGCGCCAGTTGCGCCAAAGACGCCGCCGCGATGGGAGCTGCCAACCTTTTTTGCAGTTCCGCTTGGGAATCCTCCAGCGGCGGAGCCTCCGCCGGCGTCAGAACCCCCAGGAATCCGGGAGTCTCCGGCAGATCGACCGTCAGACCCGCCCGGCCATATTTCAGATTGACTCGCATGGCGCCTCCCCCTATCGAACCAAAAAACTACCGTTGCGAAGCGATGGCCCAAGTATCCCGGGCAATGACCAGTTCCTCATCGGCCGCGACTACCGCGACCTTCACTCGCGAATCTCTACTGGAAATAATCTTTTCCGGCTGGGGGTCCTGATTCCTGGCCGCGTCCAGCTCAATGCCCAGAAATTCCAGGCCGGACAGGATAGCCGCCCTGACTTGCGCCGACCCTTCCCCGACTCCTCCCGCAATGGTGAGAGCGTCGATTCCTCCCATGGCCGCGGCGTACGCTCCAATATATTTCTTGGTGCGGTAAACAAAAGTCTCGTATGCAGCGTGGGCCCGCGAATCTCCGGTGGTAATGGCCAGCTCCACTTCGCGCAGATCGTTACTGATCCCGGAGATACCCAGCCATCCGGACTCATTGCACAGCAGCTTTTCCATGCGTTCCGGAGCCATGCCCTCGCGGCGCATCAGGTACGTTACCACCAGCGGGTCCAGATCCCCGCAACGGGTAGACTGAACCAATCCTTCGGTCGGAGTCAGGCCGGTGCTGACATCGATCGATTTTCCGTAACGCAAGGCATTGGCGGTGGTACCGCTACCCAGCATCAATTGCACCAGACGCAATTTTTCCACCGGGGTTTCAAACAATACCGCCGCGCGTTCCGCCATATACTGAAAGGCGATCCCGTGAAATCCGTACCGCCGG encodes:
- a CDS encoding LacI family DNA-binding transcriptional regulator, yielding MATIYDVARKAGVSTTTVSRVLNNHPYVREETRIKVQSLLKELHFIPNSNASSLVRKTTNTIAVILPDVTNHFFTTLLRGAEDQANEDGFAVIFGNTDEDIQKEQTYIQMFLERRIDGLIIAPVSPKVINLKTVIKREIPLVLVDREVEALITDFVGTDNQRNAQSLVEYLIGLGHKTIAIISGSQENSAHRQRIDGYRAALLNAGIPIDERLILYGDKPNIETGTRLVRNLLQQAPRPTTIFAVNNFLAIGGVVALREANFNVPEDIGIVCFDDNDSASVLNPFFTSINQPAYMMGQMAVDILVHRMKHKNSSPTRVLLESNFLIRGSVKPARSID
- the rhaS gene encoding rhamnose ABC transporter substrate-binding protein, which codes for MISLALALVLFGSLSLAASPKRFAIVFKNTGNPYGEKMMEGFKNAIGELGGTAILKAPDQPTVEAQIQMVEELIAQRVDSIAVSANDQDALQPVLTKAAREGIKVLSLDSAVNPQSRLVHVNQADSERIGRILIQAVAKMIGGKGQIAVLSATSQATNQNTWIQWMKEELKNPKYRQIKLVKVAYGDDLRDKSVSETEALLKSYPNLKGIIAPTTVGIAAAGKVLTDKGLKGKVHLTGLGLPSEMADYIESGVCEWMYLWNPIDVGYLAGYAADALVKGSITGKAGESFKAGRLGTKKIIKVGDGTEIMLGDPFKFDKQNIADWKKVY
- a CDS encoding ABC transporter permease, with amino-acid sequence MEPKTIISRKEFNLKQFFFQWEWMLVLIFILVNTINACLSPYYLDGRGLLSATMTFLDKAFIVFPMAFILILGDIDISVASTVALSSVIMAVGYNAGVPMELAMVIGLAVGTLCGFLNGLIIVKFKELSAVIVTLATMITYRGIAYIILQDQAAGKFPEWYTYLGWGYIGGVPFILVAFIVFAIAFGLLLHKTTFGRRVYAMGTNITACRFSGVRVDQIKLIIFTLAGLMAGVTALFLTSRMGSTRPNIALGYELDVIAMAVLGGVSTAGGKGRIIGAVLAIFLIGYLRYGLGLVNIPAQVLLIIIGLLLVLAVMIPNLKLNLRGKQPQMQQWEERRKIDKTI
- a CDS encoding ABC transporter permease is translated as MAVTEKAFNKTLLSVRIAKFRELGLLGFIMILAVLVQTRNASFLTAENINDLVINTAILSILAVGMMLVIVTRGIDLSIGATLALSGMLSAMTVGANPGLSPLWVILLGTLVGMVCGLVLGLLVAKAQILPIIASLGMMNVFRGLTFMVSGGKWVSAYQMPDSFKGIATGSILGINTLIFIAILIYLISFYFINHTRTGRQIYAVGSNPDSARISGINTSRILLLVYTIMGTLAGLAGVLWVSRFASAQNDTGMGYEMNVIAACVLGGVSIAGGSGKISGIILGSLLLGILNNALPLINVSPFWQQAIQGLIILIAVLTNVLVKRGVDRNNLLRRKI
- a CDS encoding sugar ABC transporter ATP-binding protein, with product MAEYLLEMKGITKTFPGVKALDNVHFQLKPQEIHALMGENGAGKSTFIKIITGVHPPAQGEIYLNGARVEIRNPHDAQNLGIAAIYQHVTCYPDLTVTENIFMSHEKVQRGTGRILWRPMHQEAKRLLTELGVEIDPKTQMGALSVAQQQTVEIAKALSTNAKIIIMDEPTSALTKRESEELYRITKQLRDNGAAVIFISHRLEDMYRLAGRVTVLRDGRYIGTWDVKEISSEKLIVAMVGREITQMFPERKKTVGAEALRVEKLGKTGVFADVSFALHQGEILGLTGLVGAGRSEVCQAIFGITPYDRGEIFVAGKKVDITHPLAAMELGIGYLPEDRQKQGLLLPWGVARNITLPALKKLATRGWLNESKEADVARTFAEKLQVKAKSVFDPVGSLSGGNQQKVLVAKLLTTEVKIIILDEPTKGIDVGAKSAIYEIMRDLAHQGYGIIMISSEMPEVLGMSDRIIVMREGRVTKILDGQDATQEIILEAAMVNRSDEKTAQTAG